The Coffea eugenioides isolate CCC68of chromosome 8, Ceug_1.0, whole genome shotgun sequence genome has a segment encoding these proteins:
- the LOC113779355 gene encoding protein TPR3-like, translating into MSLSKDLLFLIRQFCHEEKLQKTAHMLEQETGFFFDMNYLEELVINGKWDEAETYISGFTAVEDNQYSVKMYFEIRKQKFFEALDKDDVALAVDILLKDLKIFAPSNAELYKEMTLLLTMDDFRNHHSLSSYGDAISARRQIMDEIRLLVEANPHFHRKLESPQIENSRLRRLINQSLNWQHIQCTYPQSEPQIQTLFFDHKCSGEPKGQNPLPSQALSASLTTLSGKSIVCPSESRIYVGTHSLGHHTNPVTMEGVKGSGNASQISRSTLLHKMVPQRSIPMQRQHLKFRLPADFPNTVERCMNMNSSPSSMDFHPAKDSTLLVGNCIGDVEVWDISSEVKLFGNAFMIWNREAISMLLLNDLDKDPHMSVNRVLWSPDGSVFGVAYSKNIVQLYSYHVNANYAEKQLEIDAHVGAVNDLAFSLPHHQLLVITCGDDMSIRVWDTKSGSKHYTFEGHSAPVYSICPHVKEDIHLLLSTSTNGEIKAWLFENMGARVAYDAPGNSCMRMAYGADGKRLFSCGTNKDGESFMVEWNETEGYITRFYHGLSKPSAGVVQFSTSRNQFLVAGDEHLIKVWDMDNAQVLNVVDADGGLPETPYVCFNKQGSLLATFADENKIKILANDVGCQLLQKSKFKSFDSTGYLSESLQKLGIGPSPTSPGVTVQDKSVPMEAKMKPQVPLELSKALNSQKCSKILQVSFCKSLRLPSEVKTNKICRLAYTNACNGILALAADGIHLLWRWLENEFNFFQATTNHAPQSLQPRKAFLMINDLADNNFESISPCFALSKNDSYLLSASGKMVSLFNTMTFKRMRSCLRSPPAASCMAFYPPDNNIAAIGMDDSTIVIYNLRRNEAINKLNGHSKRITGLAFSTTLKVLVSSGVDTQVSLT; encoded by the exons ATGTCCCTCAGTAAAGACCTTCTCTTTTTGATCCGACAGTTTTGTCATGAAGAAAAACTCCAGAAAACTGCTCACAT GCTGGAGCAGGAGACTGGTTTTTTCTTTGATATGAATTATCTAGAAGAGCTGGTGATAAATGGTAAATGGGATGAAGCAGAGACATATATATCAGGTTTCACTGCAGTCGAAGATAACCAGTATTCAGTAAAGATGTATTTTGAAATTAGAAAGCAGAAGTTCTTTGAGGCGCTGGATAA GGATGACGTAGCCCTGGCTGTAGACATCCTCTTGAAAGATCTGAAAATCTTCGCCCCATCAAATGCAGAGTTGTACAAGGAAATGACTTTGCTGCTGACGATGGATGACTTCAG GAACCATCACTCCCTTTCCTCATATGGGGATGCCATCTCTGCTAGAAGGCAAATAATGGATGAAATTAGACTTCTTGTTGAAGCAAATCCCCATTTTCACAGAAAGCTAGAGAGTCCCCAAATTGAGAATTCAAGACTTCGCCGCCTAATCAACCAGAG CTTGAACTGGCAGCATATACAATGTACGTATCCTCAGTCAGAACCTCAAATTCAAACCCTCTTTTTTGACCATAAGTGTTCTGGTGAACCCAAGGGGCAAAACCCATTG CCCTCTCAAGCGCTGTCAGCATCACTAACAACATTATCTGGAAAGTCCATTGTTTGCCCATCTGAATCTAGAATATATGTGGGAACTCACAGCCTTGGACATCATACAAACCCAG TGACAATGGAAGGTGTTAAAGGTTCTGGTAATGCATCCCAAATAAGTCGCAGCACGTTGCTACATAAG ATGGTGCCACAGAGAAGTATTCCCATGCAAAGGCAACATTTAAAATTTAGGCTTCCTGCTGACTTCCCCAATACTGTTGAGCGTTGCATGAACATGAATTCCTCCCCAAGCAGCATGGACTTTCATCCTGCTAAAGATTCTACTCTATTAG TTGGAAATTGTATTGGGGATGTGGAAGTGTGGGATATCTCTTCTGAAGTAAAGTTGTTTGGAAATGCGTTTATGATTTGGAACAGAGAGGCCATCTCAATGTTGTTACTG AATGATCTAGATAAAGATCCACATATGTCAGTTAATCGTGTATTATGGAGCCCAGATGGATCAGTCTTTG GTGTTGCGTACTCCAAAAACATCGTGCAGTTGTATTCCTATCATGTTAATGCTAATTACGCTGAGAAACAACTGGAG ATTGATGCTCATGTGGGTGCTGTAAATGATCTCGCATTCTCTTTGCCTCATCATCAACTTCTTGTCATAACCTGTGGGGATGACATGTCCATTCGG GTATGGGATACTAAGAGTGGATCCAAACACTATACATTTGAAGGCCATAGTGCTCCGGTTTACTCAATATGCCCCCATGTCAAAGAGGATATCCAT CTCCTACTTTCCACATCAACAAATGGTGAGATTAAAGCATGGTTATTTGAAAATATGGGAGCAAGAGTAGCATATGATGCACCTGGTAATTCTTGCATGAGAATGGCTTATGGTGCTGATGGTAAAAG GCTCTTTTCATGTGGGACAAATAAGGATGGAGAATCATTCATGGTAGAATGGAACGAGACTGAAGGTTATATAACTAGGTTCTACCATGGACTCAGCAAACCTTCGGCCGGTGTAGTCCAATTCAGCACAAGCAGAAACCAGTTTTTGGTGGCAGGTGATGAACACCTAATCAAAGTTTGGGACATGGACAATGCTCAAGTTTTAAACGTTGTCGATGCAGATGGAGGGTTACCA GAAACCCCTTATGTTTGCTTCAACAAGCAAGGCAGTCTCCTGGCCACTTTTGCTGACGAAAATAAGATCAAAATCTTGGCAAATGATGTTGGCTGTCAATTGCTCCAGAAATCAAAGTTTAAATCTTTTGATTCTACTGGGTATCTATCTGAATCATTGCAAAAG CTCGGCATTGGGCCCAGTCCAACTTCTCCAGGAGTTACAGTTCAGGATAAAAGCGTCCCAATG GAAGCAAAAATGAAACCTCAAGTACCTTTGGAGCTGAGTAAGGCCCTGAACAGTCAAAAATGTTCAAAAATTCTTCAAGTTTCATTCTGCAAATCCTTGAGGCTTCCTTCTGAAGTCAAGACAAACAAG ATATGCAGGTTAGCATATACAAATGCATGTAATGGAATATTGGCTTTAGCAGCAGATGGCATTCATCTTCTCTGGAGAtggttggaaaatgaatttaacTTCTTCCAG GCAACCACAAATCATGCCCCTCAATCATTGCAACCAAGGAAAGcattcctaatgatcaatgacCTTGCTGACAATAACTTTGAATCGATATCACCCTGCTTTGCATTATCCAAGAATGACTCTTATCTCCTATCAGCATCAGGAAAAATGGTGTCTTTGTTCAACACAATGACATTTAAG AGAATGAGAAGTTGCCTGCGGTCTCCACCTGCGGCTTCCTGTATGGCTTTCTATCCGCCAGATAACAACATAGCAGCTATTGGCATGGATGATTCAACCATAGTGATCTACAATTTGCGTCGGAATGAG GCCATAAACAAGCTTAATGGACACTCTAAAAGGATTACTGGGTTAGCCTTCTCCACTACATTGAAAGTACTGGTCTCTTCTGGAGTAGATACCCAGGTCAGTTTGACATAA